From the Cryptomeria japonica chromosome 2, Sugi_1.0, whole genome shotgun sequence genome, one window contains:
- the LOC131046318 gene encoding pyruvate dehydrogenase E1 component subunit alpha-2, mitochondrial-like, whose translation MVRDDFILLVVYGIVGAHILLECALAFALKYEKVDGVSITLCGDGAMNQGQLYEALNMATLWNLPIVLVCENNHYSMGTTEWREAKCSAYYKRGHYVPGLKILEMDTYRYHGHLMSEYGVEKALVNCKQMYAGVGSIETFRLMQLENLMPESSLVVRGIWEALKFQQNAISRLKDQPSHAMVQVAGELASPDEVAVQWRTGGSPEGGEVADR comes from the exons GTCTATGGAATTGTTGGAGCACACATTCTGCTTGAATGTGCTCTAGCCTTTGCCCTTAAATATGAAAAAGTAGATGGAGTATCAATTACTCTTTGTGGTGATGGTGCTATGAATCAGGGGCAACTTTATGAAGCTCTTAATATGGCTACTTTGTGGAACTTGCCTATAGTTCTTGTGTGCGAGAATAATCATTATAGCATGGGTACAACAGAATGGCGAGAAGCAAAATGCTCTGCATATTACAAGCGAGGACACTATGTTCCAGGTCTTAAGATTCTGGAGATGGACACTTACAGATATCATGGTCATTTAATGTCAGAATATGGCGTTGAAAAGGCCTTAGTAAACTGCAAACAAATGTATGCTG GTGTGGGAAGTATTGAAACCTTTAGGCTTATGCAATTGGAAAATTTGATGCCTGAATCCTCCCTTGTTGTGCGTGGTATCTGGGAGGCATTGAAGTTTCAACAAAATGCAATTAGCAGGCTTAAAGACCAACCCTCCCATGCTATG GTCCAGGTGGCAGGTGAGCTGGCAAGTCCCGatgaggtggcagtccagtggcgtaCAGGTGGTAGTCCGGAAGGCGGTGAAGTGGCAGATAGGTGA